TCAATTAGAACCATTCGACGGACTCAAGGACCCTcaggatcatcttaatacctttaagacgacACTGGACCTTCAacaaccacctgacgagatattgtgtcgttccttccctacgactctcaaaggagctgcaagagagTGGTTTACTAAGTTGCCAAACTCGTCCATAGATAACTTCGATCAGCTAAGTAGTGCTTTCCTGCGTCACTTCATAGGGGGACAACGCCCAAGGAGACCAGTAGATTACTTACTCACCataagacagggagagaaggagactctgaggtcatatgtcaagcgattcacccgggaaactctggaggtggacaaagctgatgacaaggtgcaACTGACGACCTTCAAGGCAGGGTTGAAATCCAGAGACCTTGTAGCCTCTCTTGCCAAAAACCCCCCGAAGACAATGGCTGAGATGCTCCtgaaggcccaaaaatacatgaACGCGGAAGACGCTCTAGCTGCCATAAAAGATACCGAGAGGTTAGGAGACAAGTCCAAGAGGGAAGACGACCGCAGAgggcaaaagagagacagaCCAGAACGTCAGAACAGTGACGGGAATAGAaggagagatgaaaaaaaatcctcgtcaggtaaaatttactcctttggttatgcctgttgacaagattttcacgcagatcaaggacgagcattatctcaaatggcccaggcCATTACACTCGTCCCCCAACGTacgtgacaagaacaagtattaCCGGTTCCACAGAGACCACGGCCACAACACAGAAGATTGCAGAGACCTGAAGGAACAAATAGAGGAGTTAATACGGAAAggaaagttgcagaaatatgtaaagaaaggagaatatagcAAGTTCAGAGACGACAACAGGACCCAAAATGAATCCTTCACTCGGGATGACGACCATACGTCCCAACCTCCACGCAaagtgatcggggagataaacacgatcACGGGAGGACCATTCTCAGGAGGGTCATTCAGATCACTTAGAAAAGCATACCACAGACAGGTAAACAGCGTCCACGCCATTCCTTTGTCCAAGTACCGACGAACATACCAAGATATGTCCTTTAATGAAGGAGACACCAGGGGAGTGAAGCAGCCTCACAACGATCCCCTGGTCATAGtgctgaatatagaagggttcaCTACCAGAAGGATCCTTGTTGATAACGGGAGCTCAGCGGATATCATCTACCTCCCAGCCTTCCAGCAGTTGAAGTTAGATCCAAAAAGGCTCCGTCCATTCGACTCTCCGCTtgtcagtttcagtggagacagggtCTACCCTAGGGGTATAGTGACTCTGACGGTGACAGCAGGGACCTATCCATTGCAGCTGACCAAACAAGTAGATTTCCTGGTTGTAGATTGCCCCTAgtcctacaatgtcatcattgggaggcctaccctaaacaagtggaaggcggcaacGTCAACTtactgtttgaaggtgaaattcccaacagacGATGATGTGGGTGAAGTGAAGGGTGATCAGGTCCTGGCAAGGGAGTGCTACCAGGCCGTACTGCAAGAAAGGAGAACCACACGTGGAcgatagaagaaaaagaggaagacggAGTGGAGACCCTGGAAGTAGTGGAATTGGTAGAAGGAAATGCGGACAGGACAACCAGGATAGGGACGACGCTAAGCCCTGAGATGAGAGCGAGACTCATAAAGTTCCTTAAAGGGAATCtagatgtctttgcatggagtcacgaggacatgccaggcataTCTCCAGAGATCATCCAGCATAGACTGAATGTGGACCCCAACAGGAAGCCCGTTCAGCAACGACGAAGAACTTTCGCCCCAGAGCGAGATCAGGCAGTAGCAGAGGAGGTAACCAAACTCTTGACGACTGGATTCATCCGGGAGGTATACTACCCAGAATGGCTCGCCAACGTCGTCCTGGTAAAAAAAccaaatggaaagtggagaatgtgtgtagacttcaccgacctgaataaagcatgcccaaaggacagcttccctctaccaaggATAGACCAGCTCGTGGACTCTACCGCTGGACATAAGTTGCTgacgttcatggacgccttttcagggtacaaccaaataaagatggctgaagaagaccaggagaagaccgccttcatcaccagccagggactctattgttacaaggtgatgccttttgggttgaaaaatgctGGAGCTACATATCAGAGGATggtaaacaaaatgttcaacCAACAAATTGGCAGAAACATGGAGGTATACGtagacgatatgctcgtcaagagtaaggaagagctcGCCCATCTGGACGACCTGGAGGAGACTTTCGCAACCCTGAGAAAACAccagatgaagttgaatccaaacaaatgtgtttttggggtagcctCGGGAAAATTCTTGGaattcatggtgtcccagagaggaatagaagccaATCCAGAAAAAGTACAAGCTATCATTGACATGGCACCACCCAAGACCGTCAAGGATGTACAAAAACTTACAGGAAGAATAGCAGCTCTAAATAGGTTCGTCTCTAGGGCCACAGACAAATGCCTGCCCTTTTTCAAAACCCTCAAGCAGGCTTTTGCTTGGACCGACGAATGCGAAGCAGCGTTCCAAGAGCTGAAGCGATATCTGAGCAGTCCGCCTCTCCTGAGCCCGTCCAAAGGAGGGGAGAACCTATACTTGTACCTGGCGGTGTCAGCCTCGGCAGTAAGCGCagccttgattagagaagaaggcaagaagcaACTCCCAGTGTACTACGTCAGTCAAGCCTTTCAAGGAGCTGAGTTCAGGTATCCAAGGATCGAAAAGATTGCGTTTACGCTTATAGTAGCCTCGCGCAAGCTCAGGCCGTATTTCCAGTCAAATCCTATCCTTGTGATGACGGATCAGCCAAttaagaaatcaatgaacaaaccagaagcagcagggagaatggtccaatgggCAATCGAACTCAGccaatttgacatcgagtaccatccaAGAGCAGCCATCAAGGCACAAGCTCTGGCTGACTTCATCGCTGAATTCACTCTTCCAGACGAAGAAGGAACTACAGACGAAGTTGATAAATGGACAATACAGACAgatggttcgtcagcccaaaagagggggggagtaggggtcgtcataacTACCCCCGACGGAGAAGTGATGAAATATGGAGTTCAACTGGAATTCCCAGCCACcaataacgaagccgaatatgaaggaatattgacgggCTTGAGGCTTGGAAAAGCTCTTGGTGCCAAAAATTTGCTGGTCCAGAGTGATTCAAAGCTGGTAATCGGACAGATCAGTGGAGAGTACGAGGCAAAGGAggaaaggatgcagaaataccttaAACTGACGAGGCAACTAACTCAGGAGTTCGACACAGTGGATTTCGTCCAGATACCAAGAAACCAGAATATTGAAGCTGACGAAGTGTCGAAACTAGCGTCGTCAGAAGCAGGAATGACGAGCACAGACGTGGCAATAGAAATTCAGAAATACCCAAGTATTGAAGAGGTGGCAGTGCTCACCACCCAAAGCACAAACACCTGGATGACGCCCTTAATATCTTTCCTCCGAGACGGACACTTACCTCAGAATACTGACGAAGCCAGAAATGTCAAAAAGAGAGCGGCCAGGTTCACGATCCTAAATGACGtcttgtacaagagaggcttctctatgctTTACCTAAAGTGCGTCGACGAGGACGAGGCCAAATACATCCTAGAAGAAGTACACGGAGGAGTCTGTGGCGACCATGCCGGCCCCAGATCCCTAGTAAACAAGGTGATAAGAGCGGGGtacttttggccaaccatgcag
This DNA window, taken from Quercus robur chromosome 2, dhQueRobu3.1, whole genome shotgun sequence, encodes the following:
- the LOC126696316 gene encoding uncharacterized protein LOC126696316; the encoded protein is MEVYVDDMLVKSKEELAHLDDLEETFATLRKHQMKLNPNKCVFGVASGKFLEFMVSQRGIEANPEKVQAIIDMAPPKTVKDVQKLTGRIAALNRFVSRATDKCLPFFKTLKQAFAWTDECEAAFQELKRYLSSPPLLSPSKGGENLYLYLAVSASAVSAALIREEGKKQLPVYYVSQAFQGAEFSQFDIEYHPRAAIKAQALADFIAEFTLPDEEGTTDEVDKWTIQTDGSSAQKRGGVGVVITTPDGEVMKYGVQLEFPATNNEAEYEGILTGLRLGKALGAKNLLVQSDSKLVIGQISGEYEAKEERMQKYLKLTRQLTQEFDTVDFVQIPRNQNIEADEVSKLASSEAGMTSTDVAIEIQKYPSIEEVAVLTTQSTNTWMTPLISFLRDGHLPQNTDEARNVKKRAARFTILNDVLYKRGFSMLYLKCVDEDEAKYILEEVHGGVCGDHAGPRSLVNKVIRAGYFWPTMQGDAADLIRRCDRCQRYGNVQRLPAEKMTTISSPWPFAQWGIDIVGPLPQGKGQAVQVDHEAYKSLSNKIPP